In Anopheles gambiae chromosome 2, idAnoGambNW_F1_1, whole genome shotgun sequence, a single window of DNA contains:
- the LOC5667411 gene encoding uncharacterized protein LOC5667411, whose product MPKSVPKTGDRYTGSSSTCQPSGGRKRKHEPVASGPYQLADRSITNRKPVSTAARSSAASQQSPTVAMPSSASDSPPTGRGAAATDLMLQALGRIRELQDELDFLQNDPYAEDTDDEEEEGAGVEVQHGAVRQPPVQVIGGRQAEAIGWAVCARETMHFLQREGIPPDSPLMVNLRRRLVGRARDDPDEGCAFC is encoded by the coding sequence ATGCCAAAAAGCGTGCCAAAGACCGGTGACAGAtacaccggcagcagcagcacctgtCAGCCGTCCGGTGGAAGAAAGCGAAAACACGAACCTGTTGCATCCGGTCCGTACCAGCTAGCGGACCGGTCTATCACTAACAGGAAGCCCGTTTCCACGGCAGCACGTTCATCAGCGGCCAGTCAACAGTCGCCCACCGTTGCCATGCCCTCCAGTGCGTCCGATTCCCCTCCGACCGGACGTGGTGCGGCAGCAACGGACTTGATGCTGCAAGCGCTCGGCCGCATACGGGAGCTACAGGATGAGCTGgattttttacaaaatgacCCGTACGCAGAAGACACggacgatgaggaggaggagggggccGGGGTCGAAGTGCAGCACGGCGCTGTGAGGCAGCCGCCGGTGCAGGTGATCGGTGGTCGCCAAGCGGAAGCGATCGGATGGGCAGTCTGTGCCCGGGAAACGATGCATTTTCTCCAACGTGAAGGCATCCCGCCGGACAGCCCGCTGATGGTGAACCTGCGGCGACGGTTGGTCGGTCGGGCTCGGGATGACCCAGACGAGGGATGTGCGTTCTGCTAA